agagaaaattttatttcatggcaAGACCAAAGAACGAAAGACTCTTCTTCCTGCTTCTCAAACTTCgaaagccatgaaaagtggagaagaagTTTACCTAGCCATGTTAAGCGAGGTAAAACAAAAAACTGCACTTGCACTAGAAGAGATTCCGGTAGTACAAGAGTTTCCGGATGTCTTTCCTGAAGAACTCTCGGGCACAATccccgatcgtgaagtggagTTTGAGACCAACTTGATTCCTGGGGCtgcaccgatctcaaaagcgccatacagaatggccccaTCGGAATTAAAAGAACTCAAAGAGCAACTTCAAGAATTGTTGGATAAGAAGCAAATTTGACCAAGCGCATCCCCATGGGGAGCTCATGtcctgttcgtaaagaagaaggacggAAGCATGAGATTTTGTATCGATTACAGAGAactgaataagatcacaatcaagaataagtacccacttccaagaatagatgatctgtttgaccaactcaaaggagctacagtcttttccaagctcgacttaaggtcaggctatcaccaactgaaggtcaaagcagaagatattcttaaaacagccttcaggacGAGATACGGCCATTACGAGTTTGCGgtaatgccgtttggactgaccaATGCCCccgcagcattcatggacctcatgaatagaGTTTTCAAACCTTACCTTGATAGGTTTGTGGTTGTATTTATAGACGATATCCTTGTGTATTCACAAAGTAAGGAAGATCATGAGGAACATCTTCGCTTCACCCTCCAGACGCTTAAAGAAAAGGAGCTGTTCGCCAAGTTcaagaaatgcgaattctggttcgAGAGCGTAACATTCTTGGGACACATAATATCAGCAGCAGGAGTATCTGTGGGCCCTAAGAAAGTTGAAGCAATCTCAGATTGGCCTAGACCAAAGAATGTGACAGAAATTCGAAGCGTCTTGGGATTAGCAGGCTATtatcgaaaatttgttgaaggattctCTTCAATAGCCATACCCCTCACCAAGCTCACACAGAAGAACTCTAAATTTCaatggagtgaagaatgtgagCAAAGCTTCGAGACTTTGAAGAAGAAGCTTACCTCCACTCCGGTGTTGGTATTGCCAACTAACGGCAAAGAtttcaccatctacagtgatGCATCTAAAGGAGGCTTAGGATGTGTACTCATGCAAGAGGGAAGGGTGATTGCATACGCGTCAAGGCAGTTGAAGccgtatgagcagaattacccaacacatgacctcgaactagctgcagtggtgttcgcactaaaaatttggagacattatctttATGGAGCCAAGTGCGAGATTTTTACTGATCACcaaagtctcaaatatttgttcactcaaaaagaactaaatatgagACCAAGACGATGGATTGAACTTATGAAGGATTACGACTTGACGATAAGCTACCACCCAGGCAAAGCCAACAAGGTAGCAGATGCTTTAAGTAGAAAGGATACGAGTAAGGTGATCCTAGCATCACTTCAGTACAACCATGTCTTCAAGAGACAATCAAGATAAGTTAAGATAGAGATTCTGTTTTGGTGAAATTGAAAGAGCAATCCAAAGAAGGGAAATCACCAGATTTCGAGACGGATAACAAAGTAATattgtggatgaaaggacgattgtgcGTACCAGATATCGATAACCTTCGACCAGAAGTAATGTTCGAAACAcataagtcaaaattttcagtccatcctggcagtaccaagatgtatagagatttgaagaaaaatttttgGTGAagtggaatgaagaaggatgtggcaatgtttgtttctaagtgtcacgtgtgccagcaagtcaaggcagaacaccagagacctggtggacttcttcaaccattagaaatcccggaatggaaatgggaacatatttcCATAGATTTTGTAGTTGGTTTACCAAAGTCGAGACAAGGTCATGACggaatatgggtaatcgtagatagactcacaaaatctgcacatttcttacctGTCCGCATGAACTATAATTTAGACAAGCTAGCCACCTTGTACATGAATGAGATCGTGCGATTACATGGAGTACCAGCTAGCATACTATCAGACAGAGATCCTAGATTTACATCTcgattttggaagagctttcaacaAGCTATGGGGACTAAGGTTACTCTTAGTacggcttatcatcctcaaaccgacgGCCAAACagagaggacaattcaaactcttgaggatatgctgagagcttgTGCTCTGGACTTCAATGGTAATTGGAGCGAACATCTGCCTTTAATCGAGTTCGTATACAATAATAGTTACCACAgcagcattggaatggcaccatacgaAGCTCtatatggacgaaaatgtcgatcaccactatattgggatgaagtaggggaaaaaGCCATCGTTGGACCCGAACTGATCCAAGAAACAATGGATAAAGTTGCTATGATCAAAGAGCGACTAAAAGCTGCACaagatcgacagaaaagctggGCTGACCTGAAAAAGAGACCCGTGGAatttgaagttggagaaaatgcgtatgtgaaagtgtcacccatgaagggtgtagTCCGATTCAATAAGGCTGGGAAACTGAATCCCAGATACGTCGGaccatttgaaattcttgagaaagtgggaacacttGCTTATAGATTAGCTGTGAGGCCCGgagccgaagagggcggggggtatcgccggtgccatgaggttgcacggacaatgagcggctcctggcacgcttctaggcggagggaacatgaatgaaccgatcttgcaccggaaggagagggattccgagactattcaatgtaatggactgtacagttgaagagtgcttaaaagatttgatatgtactactcataccacgaaggtgcatcttcttttcggtagatCATCACATAAGAGCtctaaagttaagcgtgcttgacttggggtaattttgggatgggtgaccccctgggaagtttcctagggtgcgtgtgagtgaggacataagcacgctggaaagactcgtcttggtacagtgaggacagtcgtcgaatctggggcgttacagttggtagcagaaccgacctctcctagtacggtgtgggttcggggacgaaccaagcgaaAGCTGGTGGGCaggtgaggcccggggccgaagagggcggggggtgatcgccggtgccatgaggttgcacggacaatgagcggctcctggcaggcttctaggcggagggaacatgaatgaaccaatcTTACACCgaaaggagagggattccgagactgttcaatgtaatggactgtacagttgaagagtgcttaaaagatttgatatgtactactcataccacgaaggtgcatcttcttttcggtagctcatcacataagaactccaaagttaagcgtgcttgacttgggataATTTTGGGATTGGTGACCCCTGGGAAGTTTcgtagggtgcgtgtgagtgaggatataagcacgctggaaagactcgtcttggtacagtgaggacagtcgtcgaatctggggcgttacattaGCACTCCCACCCGACATGTCAAGAATTCACAATGTATTCCACGTCTCGCAGCTGAGGAGATATATTTCTGATCCAAGTCATATTCTGGAAGCTGGACCCCTGTTGGTTGAGGGAAATTTAAATGAAGAgctgaaatatgaaaaaaatccCGATTCGAGTTGTGGATAACAAGGACCAAGTGCTGAGACGAGGAACtattccatatgtcaaagtgcaatggtccaatcacaccgaaagagaagctacttgggagtcgGAAGAAAAGATGCGagcacaaaacccttatctcTTTGAGAATCATGTAcagccaagtttcgaggacgtaACTTCTCATAAGGAGgaagggatgtgagaacccgaatttccGGCAGctagcatttttttttttgcagtagctagcaatattcagtagcaatggaaaattccagcagaagctaacaattccagcagcagcCAATATTTCAGAAGATGTTATTTTCCAGCAAACAAAATTCCAGCAGATAGAATCCAGCAgacagaatccagcagcagaaaaAGTTCAGTAGCGAGATTTCAGCAGATAAGCTACTGATTCAGATTAGAACTTGTAACTGAAACATTTAAAATggaataaagattgttaatggCACATCATGACAGATTATGGCCATTAATAGGGAGTCCAATAGTCagaatttggcctataaatatcaCCCTCAAGTCTCTGAAATGGGTTACACAAACCTTGAAATTATCACTTGAAATTAGAGCTAAAAGAGTGCATTTTTCGAATTTGTAGAAACCAGTAGCGACATCAGCAGATTACAGAATTCAACCGAAATTTCTAACAAATtacagtaagtgggcttatgtataaatatcttgaaatcagtttgataattccGGTTTTAAAGTACAGTTATTGAatgtttgatttctgatatatgatatatgattttgaagcactgaaactccctagtgaactaatggtaggaatatatattctgaacatttctgaattctgattctgattctggcctcaccccttagatgacagaacatataggagactgatatcagtttagccatgaaattcattaacgtgctcagtgcttactaatTCTGATTTCTGTCTGAATACtgtgatttctgaattctgattcctGTTCTGGTAACAAGAGTTTTCTGTATATGATTGTATTTCTGTTTCTGTAAAAATGGTgtttgaaaactgggagttattcccgaccctgcttactgagtgacaaccatatcactcacccaccaaacccatctcagataagaacgaggaagaaaagctagaagaagaagagcagattcaattctggggctggtgaaggAGACCGTTGTTATCAGTTCTAATTTATGTGTAGTCCGCTGCATTTTTTAAGACGatgttatatttgatttttcatttccgctgtaaaacattattatttgagttgtatcagacaatgaatattcagtattgTGAATAAAAGGCTGGTTTCTGAAAATTCTGTACTTCTGAGgtttgttgttttcgaatgtaaatttgagagcaacgccggtgtcaaccaACCCCCGTTCTGGGACGTGACATAACcaaaatcccaaaaaaaaaaaaaccaaaatcacaAAGAAACAAATATAAAAGACCGAAAATGCAATTTTCTCATTTCATGAATTCCAAGATTAAGCTACGTATTTAATCCCAATcaaattgtttattttaaattttttactttattgaatttttttcattattttctcaTTTACACACAGTAAATTATgagatatttttaaaacatgggGATTTTAGgggttaaaaataaaataaaggttTATTTGGTATTTTTAAAGCAATCGGGGAGCTAAAAAAGAAACAAGTTGTGTCACGGAGCGAGCTAAAACATGGGGACTGATGAACTACTtaattttgtttggttttagGGATTTAtaggaaatttacctttaatttaaatataattggtAATTCTAaacgtaaaaaaaattaaaaattagttgatcatattttgaaattaaaaaattcatgTTGGGGGTTGTAATTGTTACGAAAACATAGCTTAAATGTCTGCGTATAGggagaattttaaatttataaagatATCTTACGACCCCGCGTGGACAAAATGATTAAATTAAGTCTAATTGTCCTTAGTAGACCTACCTTTTTTTTCCCAATAGCTTTACATATGTACGTTGTTGGATATGAGgtgaaatataattattgataattaataactaataaaTTATAGAATGTATATATGCATATGAATAGGTAGGTCTTTTTGAGACGATCtctcgaatctttatctgtgaaacgggtcaaccctaccgatattcacaataaaaagtaatactcttagcataaaaagtaatattttttaatggatgacctaaataagatatccgtctcacaaaatacgacccgtgagaccgtcttacacaaatttttgcctatgTTATATAGTATTAATATGTGCTATTACAATATCGTATAGGTCTTATATTGGATGGTTTCACGGATttatattcgtgagacggatcgaACCGATCATCTCAAAAAATCGATCAAGAAGATGAACTCATAAAGTTTTtgtatataatatcatgttactCTATCATATtattatgaataataataaaatttgggCTTTTGAAGGtttttttcctttcaattttctaaaatatcatttataacATATAAGTACCTTTTCGTTATAAGTTTCTCTATTAGCTTAATTTTTTGATTTAAATATCGATTTATTCGAttttacacttaagaaaatGCCCTAGTGTTCATCTAATAGTGATTTTATCGTGTTTTCTAATACATATGATCTCATACGAAAAATCGTTTTCCTGTCTATTTATATTCCTTAAATAAGTTATCTCGAGTGTGGCTCATTGTATGTTATTGGATTCATCTTTAGAACATTGCCCTAATGTTAGGATCGAATTGTTTATACATGCGTGTGTCATACATATTTAACCAATTCCATGGGGAAAAATCGGAATAACACGTACAAATGAGTATTTTAACTattatacaaattaaataatactCTAAAATCCTtcccaaaaaaaattctaaaatataaatacaagTTTTCCCCTTGATTTCCAAAATAGGTCAAAAGTTTCGACTTTCACAAAAGTAACCACTTTAcaattgttttatttatctCAGAGCATCCTTTTAACAACAAATTTGTAGatgtaataaattaaattttatattcagCTGATCTTTTGACTTATcgaaaagtaattttttattattattattaaaacaaatgTAGAAATAGATTCTAATATCCCAGTTACTCTCCCATAGTTGAATTTAACACATGTGAGAGCCTATCTTTGATTTTTCAATGCAAGGTacatttgaagttttttttttaaatgcgtttaaattttgatttttggattatcaatatataatgtcaatttttattaaattatatactaGAGATTCACATGATCTAAAGAAATTGAAATATGAGGAGAATTACGTAAAGTGGAACTTAGACTAACCCACATATCTTTCACGTTTCGATTGTGTGTTTCAATACTATAATTGGAGGTGTCATTTTCTTAGCACATTAATAATATTCAATGTTACATAAATTTCTTTGAATAGTATTAAAACCTTGTTTTCAGACTGTTGATTTGTGTGCTAATTTGCCTTAATTGTTGACAATGCATACAATATGTGAAATATTAGCTAGTTAGATTTA
This window of the Primulina huaijiensis isolate GDHJ02 chromosome 3, ASM1229523v2, whole genome shotgun sequence genome carries:
- the LOC140972571 gene encoding uncharacterized protein, which codes for MDWLANNHALVDCHGKTVTIQVPHQEKILFHGKTKERKTLLPASQTSKAMKSGEEVYLAMLSEVKQKTALALEEIPVVQEFPDVFPEELSGTIPDREVEFETNLIPGAAPISKAPYRMAPSELKELKEQLQELLDKKQI